The Calditrichota bacterium DNA segment AATTGGAGTGCGGCAGTCGCCAGTTCATCTTCCGACGGTGCTTTACCGATGAGTGTGAACGGCTGCCCGGCGGCGAGCAGGATACATTTCGTTACCGGCGACCGGAAGGCTTGCCATGTCGCCCCGGTGCCGCTGACGGGCGGACTCCAAGGCTCGGACGAGACCGACGCAAGCCCCGCAGCGAGGTCGATCCCCGGAGCCGGCAGGTCCAATCGGTCGCTTGCGGGTTGAACGGCGGGGGAGTGATGAGCCAGTATCGCGATCAAGACGAGCGCGAAGAGGTTCCTCATGGTCGCAGTGCGAGACTCCGGCGAATAATGATCGACTGTCAATCTACAGCCGTGTGAATTCAGAAGTCGTAAAGGGCATCGGCAAGGTCGGTCCTTTCGGGTGGAGGCACACCGCGGCGCTTGTCGGCTTCCCAAATCGCTTCCATGATAGGTATTATGACCTCGGCGTCGATGTGCTCAAACATAAAGTACTTGTTGCCCCAGTAGGCGACAGGCCGGTGTGCCCGTAGAGCCCAGATCACGTCCTTCTCGGAGGGGAGTTTGCGCGATACGCGCCCGATGATCTTGGTCATCTGCGCAAACTCGTTGCGCTTGATGATGTAGTCAACGCCGGCGAGCGTGATGTAGTCGTTGGGCCGAATGAACATCGGTTGCGGTAGATCGCGGGGAATCTTCAAAGGTGATTGTCCTTAGTAAATAGACGAACAAGTATCAAATTGAGTAAACAAGCGATATATGGCGTCGTTCCCGCGAGTTGGGAACCCAGCCAAGCCAATCAGGTCTGAAGCCCCGCTGCGCGGGGATGACAAGCGTGGCATTACGCCTATTTTATCAAGAAGATACCAGGGCGATCCATTTCATCTACCTCAAATAAGTGCCCTACTTAACCTCGACATGTGCATACCGGACGCCCTCGTTTGACTTAAGGGGTGGTGTGGTTGGCAGACGAAGGCGTCTGCCAACCATAATTCAGCATCGCCGTCCGGCATTAGATACTACGAGCGCAACGTGTAAATTTCAGGTGCATTCCCTCTCACCTGTCAATTCAAGGTCCCTCGCATTCGCCAAGACCCGGCTGGCATCCGCCGCCCGCCTCACCTTAGCGTTGCTTCCCTAAATTCTCTTGTCCACGTCTGCCACTGCCCCCTTCACAGCGTCGAGGGACTTCTGCAGAGCGGCTTGCTCGTCAGCAGTCAGTTTCACCTTGACGATCTTTTCCACGCCGCGCGCCCCGATAACGACCGGCACTCCGATGAAATAGTTCCTGATGCCGTATTCGCCGTTCAGAAGCGCCGCCGCGGCGAGCAGCCGCTTCTTGTCGCGAAGGAAGGACTCGGCCATTGCAATCGCCGAATAGGCCGGGGAAAAGAACGCCGAGCCGTTGCCAAGCAAGTTGACGATTTCGGTGCCGGCTTCGCGGGTACGGCTGGCGATAGCCTCGATCCGGGCTTTCGATAGCAGTTCCGCCAGCGGAACGCCACCCACCGTGCAAAGGCGGGGTAGCGGCACCATTGTCGGGCCATGTCCGCCGAGCACAACTGCAGAAATATCTTCGACCGAGATGCCCAGTTCCATCGCGACGAAGGAGCAGAACCGCGACGTGTCGAGCACCCCTGCCATTCCACAGACCCGGCTCTTGGGGAAGCCGGTTACCTTATGGAAAGCATAGACCATCGAGTCGAGCGGGTTGGTGACAATAATGCAAAACGCCCGGGGGGCTTGCTCCCGGACGTTTCGCGCTACGTCGCTGATGATCTTGACGTTGATGTCGAGCAGGTCGTCGCGGGTCATGCCCGGTTTGCGCGGTAAACCGGCAGTAACGATGACGACGTCGGCCCCCTTGATATCGGCATAGTTCGAGGTCCCGGTCAACTCTGCGTCAAAACCGCCGACCCAGGTCGATTCGGCGATGTCGAGCATCTTGCCCCTGGTGGGACCCTCGCGGTCGGGGACATCGAGCATTACGACGTCGCCCAATTCCTTTTGTGCTGCCAGGAGGGCCAGGATCTGTCCGATCTGCCCTCCACCGATCAGTGCGATTTTCGGCCGTGCCATTGGATTTGTGCTCCTGATGTGTAATTGGGAACTCCCTCCGGCCGCATCGCCGGGGGATTTATTTCAATAGTATTAGCGGCAAATGACGGACTTCCCGGCCGGAAGTCAAAACCAACCGGTAGGTTCCCGCCGGAAGGCCGGCTCCGCCAACTGTCGGATTCCAGTTGAGAACCCGGTTGCCTGCCACTGGAGCCTGTAAAAGGTTTGTCACCAAACGCCCCTGCATATCCAACACTTGCAGGCGAGTTGCGCCACTTGGTGCCGCAAAGCGAATCTGCGTGCCGCCGTTGAAGGGGTTGGGGAACGCCTCGAGCAACAGACTGGTTTCAGGCAGCGCCCTGCTCTCATCGATCTTAACGTCAAGCGGACTGAAGCCTTCCATCACCACCGCATCGATCGTCACCGAGCCGATTACCGGCTCTTCACTGGCGGACGAGAGGGTGATCATGATCGAGAGTGAGTCGCACTCCTGAATATCCCCGGTCCAGAGCGCAATGACCTGCAGGAAGTTATTGCCGGCCGGTGTAAACTGCGCCAGTGCCGCACCGGCTTCGTCTTCGCCACGAAATCCAACCGCGACCAATTCGCCGACCATTCCGGGAGTCATTGCCGAATAATAGAGCGAAAACCGGGCTTCATCGCCGATCGCAAGAGGACCGAAGTCCTGCCAGACTATCGCTGCCTCCAGAAATTCCGAAGTAGCCAGTCGAGCGGCCCAACTGCCTTCATAAGCCGGACGAACCGGCTCGACGGATCCGAGCGGCGCCATTTCGTCGAACGAATGCCAGTTAGCCGGGTCGCTGTTCACCCACTCTTCGAAACCGCCGTTCTGAAGTTGAGCC contains these protein-coding regions:
- the mdh gene encoding malate dehydrogenase encodes the protein MARPKIALIGGGQIGQILALLAAQKELGDVVMLDVPDREGPTRGKMLDIAESTWVGGFDAELTGTSNYADIKGADVVIVTAGLPRKPGMTRDDLLDINVKIISDVARNVREQAPRAFCIIVTNPLDSMVYAFHKVTGFPKSRVCGMAGVLDTSRFCSFVAMELGISVEDISAVVLGGHGPTMVPLPRLCTVGGVPLAELLSKARIEAIASRTREAGTEIVNLLGNGSAFFSPAYSAIAMAESFLRDKKRLLAAAALLNGEYGIRNYFIGVPVVIGARGVEKIVKVKLTADEQAALQKSLDAVKGAVADVDKRI
- a CDS encoding T9SS type A sorting domain-containing protein; this encodes MKSVTLLLAIMLACSTGLAQLQNGGFEEWVNSDPANWHSFDEMAPLGSVEPVRPAYEGSWAARLATSEFLEAAIVWQDFGPLAIGDEARFSLYYSAMTPGMVGELVAVGFRGEDEAGAALAQFTPAGNNFLQVIALWTGDIQECDSLSIMITLSSASEEPVIGSVTIDAVVMEGFSPLDVKIDESRALPETSLLLEAFPNPFNGGTQIRFAAPSGATRLQVLDMQGRLVTNLLQAPVAGNRVLNWNPTVGGAGLPAGTYRLVLTSGREVRHLPLILLK